A genomic window from Hyla sarda isolate aHylSar1 chromosome 8, aHylSar1.hap1, whole genome shotgun sequence includes:
- the CORO1A gene encoding coronin-1A isoform X1 — translation MSRKVVRSSKFRHVFGQPVKTDQCYDDIRVSQNTWDSNFCAVNPKFLAIVVEASGGGAFMVLPLSKTGRLDKSQPVVCGHTAPVLDIDWCPHNDNVIASGSEDCTVMVWEIPDGGLTRSLTEPIVTLEGHTKRVGIVLWHPTAQNVLLSAGCDNVILIWDVGCGQSIISIDETHTDLIYSVAWNRNGSLLCTSCKDKKIRIMEPRAGTIIAETEKPHEGNRPVRAVFVSDDQILTTGFSRMSERQIALWDTKAFSSPLTLQELDTSSGVLIPFFDPDTNIVYVAGKGDSSIRYFEVTDESPYIHFLSQYSSKESQRGMGYMPKRGLEVNKCEIARFYKLHERKCEPIAMTVPRKSDLFQEDLYPDTLGPDAALTAEEWLSGKNAEPLLISLKDGYVPSKSRELKVTKNILNVRLPKRSQSSNGSGACEDFTLEQLLEDIKQLKATVAEQEKRIAQLEGNASN, via the exons ATGAGCAGAAAGGTGGTGCGCAGCAGTAAGTTCCGCCACGTCTTCGGGCAGCCGGTGAAGACGGACCAGTGCTACGACGACATCCGAGTGTCCCAGAACACATGGGACAGCAACTTTTGCGCCGTCAACCCCAAGTTCTTGGCCATCGTGGTGGAGGCCAGCGGCGGAGGCGCCTTCATGGTCTTGCCCCTCTCCAAG ACAGGACGATTGGATAAGTCCCAGCCGGTGGTTTGTGGGCACACGGCCCCGGTGCTGGACATCGACTGGTGCCCGCACAACGACAACGTCATCGCCAGCGGCTCAGAGGACTGCACTGTCATG GTTTGGGAGATCCCGGACGGCGGCCTGACCCGCTCCCTCACAGAGCCCATCGTCACCCTGGAAGGTCACACAAAGAGGGTGGGGATCGTGTTGTGGCACCCGACTGCCCAGAACGTCCTGCTGAGTGCCG gttgtgatAACGTCATCCTGATCTGGGACGTTGGATGTGGACAGTCCATCATCTCCATAGACGAGACCCACACCGACCTCATATACAGCGTGGCCTGGAACAGGAACGGCTCCCTCCTCTGCACCTCCTGCAAGGACAAGAAAATTCGCATCATGGAGCCAAGAGCCGGCACTATTATTGCT GAAACAGAGAAACCCCACGAGGGAAATAGGCCGGTCCGCGCTGTCTTCGTATCCGACGATCAGATATTGACCACAGGTTTCAGTCGGATGAGCGAAAGACAAATTGCACTATGGGATACG AAGGCCTTCAGCTCCCCACTCACCCTGCAGGAGCTGGACACGAGTAGCGGAGTCCTCATCCCATTCTTTGACCCGGACACCAACATTGTTTATGTCGCCGGGAAG GGGGACAGCAGCATCCGCTACTTTGAGGTGACGGACGAGAGCCCCTACATCCACTTTCTGTCCCAGTACAGCAGTAAAGAGTCTCAGCGGGGGATGGGCTATATGCCGAAACGCGGCCTGGAGGTCAACAAGTGCGAAATCGCCAG ATTTTACAAGCTGCACGAGAGGAAGTGTGAACCAATCGCCATGACGGTGCCAAGAAAG TCTGACCTCTTCCAGGAGGATCTGTACCCAGACACCCTCGGCCCAGACGCGGCCCTCACTGCGGAGGAGTGGCTGTCCGGTAAGAACGCGGAGCCGCTGCTCATCTCCCTGAAGGACGGCTACGTCCCTAGCAAGAGCCGCGAACTGAAAGTCACCAAGAACATCCTGAACGTGCGACTGCCGAAACGCAGCCAGTCATCCAACGGGAGCGGGGCATGTGAG GACTTCACCCTGGAGCAGCTCCTGGAGGACATAAAGCAGCTGAAAGCGACCGTCGCGGAGCAGGAGAAACGCATCGCGCAGCTGGAGGGGAACGCGTCCAACTGA
- the CORO1A gene encoding coronin-1A isoform X3, with protein sequence MGHDLQREHVVLPTGRLDKSQPVVCGHTAPVLDIDWCPHNDNVIASGSEDCTVMVWEIPDGGLTRSLTEPIVTLEGHTKRVGIVLWHPTAQNVLLSAGCDNVILIWDVGCGQSIISIDETHTDLIYSVAWNRNGSLLCTSCKDKKIRIMEPRAGTIIAETEKPHEGNRPVRAVFVSDDQILTTGFSRMSERQIALWDTKAFSSPLTLQELDTSSGVLIPFFDPDTNIVYVAGKGDSSIRYFEVTDESPYIHFLSQYSSKESQRGMGYMPKRGLEVNKCEIARFYKLHERKCEPIAMTVPRKSDLFQEDLYPDTLGPDAALTAEEWLSGKNAEPLLISLKDGYVPSKSRELKVTKNILNVRLPKRSQSSNGSGACEDFTLEQLLEDIKQLKATVAEQEKRIAQLEGNASN encoded by the exons ACAGGACGATTGGATAAGTCCCAGCCGGTGGTTTGTGGGCACACGGCCCCGGTGCTGGACATCGACTGGTGCCCGCACAACGACAACGTCATCGCCAGCGGCTCAGAGGACTGCACTGTCATG GTTTGGGAGATCCCGGACGGCGGCCTGACCCGCTCCCTCACAGAGCCCATCGTCACCCTGGAAGGTCACACAAAGAGGGTGGGGATCGTGTTGTGGCACCCGACTGCCCAGAACGTCCTGCTGAGTGCCG gttgtgatAACGTCATCCTGATCTGGGACGTTGGATGTGGACAGTCCATCATCTCCATAGACGAGACCCACACCGACCTCATATACAGCGTGGCCTGGAACAGGAACGGCTCCCTCCTCTGCACCTCCTGCAAGGACAAGAAAATTCGCATCATGGAGCCAAGAGCCGGCACTATTATTGCT GAAACAGAGAAACCCCACGAGGGAAATAGGCCGGTCCGCGCTGTCTTCGTATCCGACGATCAGATATTGACCACAGGTTTCAGTCGGATGAGCGAAAGACAAATTGCACTATGGGATACG AAGGCCTTCAGCTCCCCACTCACCCTGCAGGAGCTGGACACGAGTAGCGGAGTCCTCATCCCATTCTTTGACCCGGACACCAACATTGTTTATGTCGCCGGGAAG GGGGACAGCAGCATCCGCTACTTTGAGGTGACGGACGAGAGCCCCTACATCCACTTTCTGTCCCAGTACAGCAGTAAAGAGTCTCAGCGGGGGATGGGCTATATGCCGAAACGCGGCCTGGAGGTCAACAAGTGCGAAATCGCCAG ATTTTACAAGCTGCACGAGAGGAAGTGTGAACCAATCGCCATGACGGTGCCAAGAAAG TCTGACCTCTTCCAGGAGGATCTGTACCCAGACACCCTCGGCCCAGACGCGGCCCTCACTGCGGAGGAGTGGCTGTCCGGTAAGAACGCGGAGCCGCTGCTCATCTCCCTGAAGGACGGCTACGTCCCTAGCAAGAGCCGCGAACTGAAAGTCACCAAGAACATCCTGAACGTGCGACTGCCGAAACGCAGCCAGTCATCCAACGGGAGCGGGGCATGTGAG GACTTCACCCTGGAGCAGCTCCTGGAGGACATAAAGCAGCTGAAAGCGACCGTCGCGGAGCAGGAGAAACGCATCGCGCAGCTGGAGGGGAACGCGTCCAACTGA
- the CORO1A gene encoding coronin-1A isoform X2: MGHDLQREHVVLPVPCISFPRSCLAGGELTGRLDKSQPVVCGHTAPVLDIDWCPHNDNVIASGSEDCTVMVWEIPDGGLTRSLTEPIVTLEGHTKRVGIVLWHPTAQNVLLSAGCDNVILIWDVGCGQSIISIDETHTDLIYSVAWNRNGSLLCTSCKDKKIRIMEPRAGTIIAETEKPHEGNRPVRAVFVSDDQILTTGFSRMSERQIALWDTKAFSSPLTLQELDTSSGVLIPFFDPDTNIVYVAGKGDSSIRYFEVTDESPYIHFLSQYSSKESQRGMGYMPKRGLEVNKCEIARFYKLHERKCEPIAMTVPRKSDLFQEDLYPDTLGPDAALTAEEWLSGKNAEPLLISLKDGYVPSKSRELKVTKNILNVRLPKRSQSSNGSGACEDFTLEQLLEDIKQLKATVAEQEKRIAQLEGNASN, encoded by the exons ACAGGACGATTGGATAAGTCCCAGCCGGTGGTTTGTGGGCACACGGCCCCGGTGCTGGACATCGACTGGTGCCCGCACAACGACAACGTCATCGCCAGCGGCTCAGAGGACTGCACTGTCATG GTTTGGGAGATCCCGGACGGCGGCCTGACCCGCTCCCTCACAGAGCCCATCGTCACCCTGGAAGGTCACACAAAGAGGGTGGGGATCGTGTTGTGGCACCCGACTGCCCAGAACGTCCTGCTGAGTGCCG gttgtgatAACGTCATCCTGATCTGGGACGTTGGATGTGGACAGTCCATCATCTCCATAGACGAGACCCACACCGACCTCATATACAGCGTGGCCTGGAACAGGAACGGCTCCCTCCTCTGCACCTCCTGCAAGGACAAGAAAATTCGCATCATGGAGCCAAGAGCCGGCACTATTATTGCT GAAACAGAGAAACCCCACGAGGGAAATAGGCCGGTCCGCGCTGTCTTCGTATCCGACGATCAGATATTGACCACAGGTTTCAGTCGGATGAGCGAAAGACAAATTGCACTATGGGATACG AAGGCCTTCAGCTCCCCACTCACCCTGCAGGAGCTGGACACGAGTAGCGGAGTCCTCATCCCATTCTTTGACCCGGACACCAACATTGTTTATGTCGCCGGGAAG GGGGACAGCAGCATCCGCTACTTTGAGGTGACGGACGAGAGCCCCTACATCCACTTTCTGTCCCAGTACAGCAGTAAAGAGTCTCAGCGGGGGATGGGCTATATGCCGAAACGCGGCCTGGAGGTCAACAAGTGCGAAATCGCCAG ATTTTACAAGCTGCACGAGAGGAAGTGTGAACCAATCGCCATGACGGTGCCAAGAAAG TCTGACCTCTTCCAGGAGGATCTGTACCCAGACACCCTCGGCCCAGACGCGGCCCTCACTGCGGAGGAGTGGCTGTCCGGTAAGAACGCGGAGCCGCTGCTCATCTCCCTGAAGGACGGCTACGTCCCTAGCAAGAGCCGCGAACTGAAAGTCACCAAGAACATCCTGAACGTGCGACTGCCGAAACGCAGCCAGTCATCCAACGGGAGCGGGGCATGTGAG GACTTCACCCTGGAGCAGCTCCTGGAGGACATAAAGCAGCTGAAAGCGACCGTCGCGGAGCAGGAGAAACGCATCGCGCAGCTGGAGGGGAACGCGTCCAACTGA